From the genome of Duffyella gerundensis, one region includes:
- a CDS encoding efflux RND transporter permease subunit: MSSGRFNLSALAVRERAITLFLIILIVVAGILSFFELGRAEDPPFTVKQMTVITAWPGATAQEMQDQVAEPLEKRLQELKWYDRSETYTRPGLAFTMLSLQDSAPPAEVQEEFYQARKKISDAAKTLPAGVIGPMVNDEFSDVTFALYALKAKGEPQRLLARDAEQLRQQLLHVPGVKKVNIIGEQAERIFVSFSHDRLATLGIAPQDIFAALNEQNVLTPAGSIATKGPEIFLRLDGALDSLEKIRNTPIVVQGKTLKLADVATVARGYEDPATFMIRNQGEPALLLGIIMREGWNGLELGKALAAETTQINASMPLGMSLVKVTDQAVNISASVDEFMVKFFVALLVVMVVCFISMGWRVGVVVAAAVPLTLAIVFVIMAASGKNFDRITLGSLILALGLLVDDAIIAIEMMVVKMEEGYDRIKASAYAWSHTAAPMLAGTLVTAVGFMPNGFAHSTAGEYTSNMFWIVGIALIASWVVAVVFTPYLGVKMLPEIKTVAGGHAAIYNTRHYQRFRRLLGAVIARKGWVAAAVVVVFVLAVLGMGLVKKQFFPTSDRPEVLVEIQMPYGSAIAQTNAAAVKVEQWLQQQPEAHIVTSYIGQGSPRFYLAMAPELPDPSFAKIVVLTADQQAREALKQRLRQAIAGGLASEARVRVTQLVFGPYSPYPVAWRVMGPNPDTLRDIAAKVEAIMQASPMMRTVNTDWGARVPTLHFSLDQDRLQAVGLTSSAVAQQLQFLLSGVPITAVREDIRSVQVMGRAAGDIRLDPAKIAGFTLVGSAGQRIPLSQVGEVAVRMEDPLLRRRDRTPTITVRGDIDEALQPPDVSARLAPLLQPVIDALPAGYRIEQAGSIEESAKATKAMAPLFPIMIAMTLLIIILQVRSMSAMIMVFLTAPLGLIGVVPTLLLFNQPFGINALVGLIALSGILMRNTLILIGQIHHNEREGLDPFHAVVEATVQRARPVLLTAIAAILAFIPLTHSVFWGTLAYTLIGGTFGGTLVTLVFLPAMYALWFRIKPDGRDNAAS; encoded by the coding sequence ATGAGCAGCGGCCGCTTTAACCTCTCCGCGCTTGCCGTCCGTGAGCGCGCCATAACCTTGTTCCTGATTATCCTGATCGTGGTGGCGGGCATCCTGTCGTTTTTCGAGCTGGGACGCGCCGAAGATCCGCCGTTTACCGTGAAGCAGATGACGGTGATTACCGCATGGCCGGGCGCCACCGCTCAGGAGATGCAGGATCAGGTGGCGGAACCGCTGGAAAAGCGCCTGCAGGAGCTGAAATGGTATGACCGCAGCGAAACCTACACGCGGCCAGGGCTGGCATTCACCATGCTGTCGTTGCAGGACAGCGCGCCGCCTGCCGAGGTGCAGGAAGAGTTTTATCAGGCGCGCAAGAAAATCAGCGACGCAGCCAAAACGCTGCCCGCGGGCGTCATCGGCCCGATGGTCAACGATGAGTTTTCCGACGTGACCTTTGCGCTCTATGCGCTGAAGGCCAAAGGTGAGCCGCAGCGCCTGCTGGCGCGCGATGCCGAACAGCTGCGCCAGCAGTTGCTGCACGTGCCGGGGGTAAAAAAGGTCAATATTATCGGCGAACAGGCTGAACGCATTTTTGTCTCGTTCTCACACGATCGGCTGGCGACGCTGGGCATCGCGCCGCAGGATATTTTTGCCGCGCTCAACGAACAAAACGTACTGACGCCCGCCGGTTCAATTGCCACTAAAGGCCCGGAGATTTTTCTGCGGCTGGACGGCGCGCTGGATTCGCTGGAAAAAATTCGCAACACGCCGATTGTGGTGCAGGGCAAAACGCTGAAGCTGGCCGATGTCGCCACCGTGGCGCGCGGCTATGAAGATCCCGCCACCTTTATGATTCGCAATCAGGGGGAACCGGCGCTGCTGCTCGGCATCATCATGCGCGAAGGCTGGAACGGGCTGGAACTCGGTAAGGCGCTGGCGGCGGAAACCACGCAGATCAATGCATCGATGCCGCTGGGCATGTCGCTGGTCAAGGTCACCGATCAGGCGGTGAACATCAGCGCCTCGGTGGATGAGTTCATGGTGAAGTTTTTCGTCGCCCTGCTGGTGGTGATGGTGGTCTGCTTTATCAGCATGGGCTGGCGCGTGGGCGTGGTGGTGGCCGCAGCGGTGCCGCTCACGCTGGCGATCGTTTTTGTGATTATGGCGGCGTCGGGTAAAAACTTCGACCGCATTACGTTGGGCTCGCTGATTCTGGCGCTTGGCCTGCTGGTGGATGACGCGATTATCGCCATTGAGATGATGGTGGTGAAAATGGAGGAGGGCTACGATCGCATCAAAGCTTCGGCCTACGCCTGGAGCCACACCGCCGCGCCGATGCTGGCGGGCACGCTGGTTACCGCGGTGGGGTTTATGCCGAATGGCTTTGCGCACTCCACCGCCGGGGAATACACCAGCAACATGTTCTGGATTGTCGGCATCGCGCTGATCGCTTCATGGGTGGTGGCAGTGGTGTTTACGCCTTATCTCGGCGTAAAAATGCTGCCGGAGATCAAAACCGTGGCGGGCGGCCATGCGGCGATCTACAACACGCGGCACTATCAGCGCTTTCGTCGGCTGCTCGGCGCGGTGATTGCCCGCAAAGGCTGGGTCGCGGCGGCGGTGGTCGTGGTATTTGTGCTGGCGGTGCTGGGCATGGGACTGGTGAAGAAGCAGTTTTTCCCAACGTCAGATCGCCCGGAAGTGCTGGTGGAAATCCAGATGCCTTATGGCAGCGCCATTGCCCAGACCAACGCTGCCGCCGTAAAGGTTGAGCAGTGGCTGCAACAGCAGCCGGAAGCGCACATCGTGACCAGCTATATCGGTCAGGGATCGCCGCGTTTCTATCTGGCGATGGCGCCAGAGTTGCCCGATCCCTCGTTTGCGAAAATTGTGGTGCTGACCGCCGATCAACAGGCGCGTGAGGCGCTGAAACAGCGTCTGCGCCAGGCGATTGCCGGCGGGCTGGCGTCAGAAGCGCGCGTTCGCGTTACGCAGCTGGTGTTCGGTCCTTACTCACCTTATCCAGTGGCGTGGCGGGTGATGGGACCGAATCCGGATACGCTGCGCGATATTGCGGCGAAGGTAGAGGCGATCATGCAGGCCAGCCCGATGATGCGCACCGTGAACACTGACTGGGGCGCACGCGTGCCGACGCTGCACTTCAGCCTCGATCAGGATCGTTTGCAGGCGGTAGGGCTGACTTCCAGCGCGGTAGCGCAGCAGCTGCAATTCCTGCTCTCCGGCGTGCCGATTACCGCCGTGCGCGAAGACATTCGTTCGGTGCAGGTAATGGGCCGGGCAGCAGGGGATATTCGTCTCGATCCCGCCAAAATCGCGGGCTTTACGCTGGTGGGCAGCGCCGGACAACGCATTCCGCTGTCGCAGGTGGGCGAAGTCGCGGTGCGCATGGAAGATCCGCTGCTGCGCCGCCGCGATCGCACGCCCACCATTACCGTGCGCGGTGATATTGATGAGGCGTTGCAGCCCCCGGACGTCTCTGCGCGGCTTGCGCCTTTACTGCAGCCGGTGATCGATGCGCTGCCTGCGGGCTACCGCATTGAGCAGGCGGGATCGATTGAAGAGTCCGCTAAGGCCACCAAAGCGATGGCGCCGCTGTTTCCGATCATGATCGCCATGACGCTGCTGATTATCATTCTGCAGGTGCGATCGATGTCAGCGATGATCATGGTGTTTCTTACCGCGCCGCTGGGGCTGATTGGCGTGGTGCCGACGCTGCTGCTGTTTAATCAGCCGTTTGGTATCAATGCGCTGGTGGGGCTGATTGCGCTGTCAGGGATACTGATGCGCAACACGCTGATTCTGATTGGGCAGATTCACCACAATGAGCGCGAAGGGCTGGATCCGTTTCATGCCGTGGTGGAAGCGACGGTGCAGCGGGCGCGGCCAGTATTACTGACGGCAATCGCCGCCATTTTGGCCTTTATCCCGCTGACCCATTCGGTGTTCTGGGGCACGCTGGCCTACACGCTGATCGGCGGCACCTTTGGTGGCACCCTCGTCACGCTGGTGTTCTTGCCAGCGATGTACGCCCTCTGGTTTCGCATTAAGCCGGATGGCCGCGATAACGCCGCCAGCTAA